A window of Cryptomeria japonica chromosome 3, Sugi_1.0, whole genome shotgun sequence contains these coding sequences:
- the LOC131029380 gene encoding uncharacterized protein LOC131029380: MFLKAVDCEGQMKDAQFIANILIQCIQDVGPQNVVQVITDNAKNCRAAGMLIETRFEHIFWTPCAVHSLNLMLQKIGRKIDWIKQIYVEAEEIQMFITNHNMSQAIFRSFSQLELLKVAETRFASNTIVLRRLVKVRQPLASMVISQSWSLWRQSNTERAANVKRMILDDTWWDRVEYLLSFTEPIMSMIRYTDMDHPCLGEVYDGIDSMIEKMKAIINAKEQDPEETFFKEVQSICVERWNKMTTPLHLLAFALTPKFYSDEMLAKPSRVPPYRDSEVSEGCRTALTKLFPDSEMEDLMTSEFADFVASNGQSVSALRDKYKKDSHAWWYLNGHTSPNLQTLAIKVLSQVASSSSSERNWSTYSFIHSVKRNRLAASKAEELVYVHSNLRLLTHKQNEYKDGSTKFWDVDPERTDLDFSAATQSLLSGESDSQCAASASGSEAACGSSTLPTSSNVNDDVDLDLPSDPYDAIADY, encoded by the exons atgtttctgaaagctgtggattgtgagggacagatgaaggatgcacaatttattgctaacatccttatacaatgcattcaggatgtgggacctcaaaatgttgtccaagtaataacggacaatgcaaagaattgtagagctgcaggtatgttgattgagacacggtttgaacacatattttggacaccttgtgctgtccactctctcaacctcatgctacaaaagataggcaggaaaatagattggatcaaacaaatttatgttgaggctgaagagatccaaatgttcatcacaaaccataacatgtcacaggccattttcagatcattttcacagttggagttgctaaag gttgccgagacccgatttgcatccaacacaatcgtcttgaggcgacttgtgaaggtgcgacagccacttgctagcatggtaattagtcaaagttggtccctatggaggcaatccaatactgaaagggcagcaaatgtaaagcgcatgatcctagatgacacttggtgggatcgagtggaatatcttttgagtttcactgagcccatcatgagtatgatccgttatactgacatggatcacccatgtttgggagaggtatatgatggcattgactcgatgattgagaaaatgaaagccatcatcaatgcaaaagagcaagatcccgaagaaactttcttcaaagaggttcaatcaatttgtgttgagcggtggaacaaaatgaccaccccactacatcttcttgcatttgcattgactcccaaattttatagtgatgaaatgcttgctaagccatcaagggtaccaccatatagagattcagaagtcagtgaagggtgtaggacagcacttactaaactcttcccagattctgaaatggaggatttaatgacaagtgagtttgctgattttgtagcctccaatggtcaaagtgtttccgctctccgtgacaagtataaaaaggattctcatgcttggtggtacctcaatggccatacatcaccaaaccttcaaactcttgcaatcaaagttttatcgcaa gttgctagttcctcttcatctgagcgaaattggagcacatactcctttatccactcagtgaaacgcaaccgactggcagcaagtaaggcagaagagctcgtttatgtgcattcaaacttgcgccttcttactcataaacaaaatgagtataaggatgggagcacaaagttttgggatgtagatccagagcgaactgatttggatttttcagctgccacacaatctttactttctggggagtctgatagccaatgtgctgctagtgcaagtggcagtgaggctgcatgtggttccagtactctacctacatcatctaatgtcaatgatgatgttgatcttgatcttcctagtgacccatatgatgctattgctgattattag